Sequence from the Fibrobacter succinogenes genome:
TCGATGAACCTTCCTCCGGTGGGGATTCTTTTGTCGCTTTCGATTTGGGGTAAACTGCTTGGTTTTTTGGGACTTTTGGTCGCAATCCCCTTCACTTGCTTATGCCTTGTCTATATTGAGAAACTAAGGACTAGGGCCGACCAGTATGTTGAAGAATCGGGCAGACTGGCTCCCAAGGCTTGATTTTATGGGGTTTTAAAAACTTTTTTCATTTTAAATTACTCTTATCTAAGAAAAAAAAAGTATAATATTACCAAACATTTCACAAATCTGACTCAAGGAGTTAAAAAATGAACAAACAAGATCTCATTGAAGCTGTGCTTGCTAACAAGGAAGCTGGCATCGAATCCAAGGCTGCTGCTGCTCGCGCAATCGACGCCGTTCTCGACGGTATCGCTGCTGGCATCAAGAAGGACGGCAACGTTCAGCTCATCGGTTTCGGTACTTTC
This genomic interval carries:
- a CDS encoding HU family DNA-binding protein, translated to MNKQDLIEAVLANKEAGIESKAAAARAIDAVLDGIAAGIKKDGNVQLIGFGTFSVKSRAARTGRNPQTGATIKIKASKTVGFKAGAALKETAAKNKPAKK